From BD1-7 clade bacterium, one genomic window encodes:
- the prs gene encoding Ribose-phosphate pyrophosphokinase, giving the protein MSKMMIFTGNANPDLAHKVVEQLHMSMGDATVGKFSDGEITVEINENVRGKDVFIIQSTCQPTNDNLMELIVMVDAMRRASAQRITAVVPYFGYARQDRRVRSARVPITAKVVADMMVAVGVDRVLTVDLHAEQIQGFFDVPVDNVYGSPVLIDDINTQSYDDLMIVSPDIGGVVRARAVAKQLNDLDLAIIDKRRPKANVSQVMHIIGDVKDRTCILVDDMVDTAGTLCKAADALKENGAKRVVAYCTHAVLSGAAIDNINNSQLDELVVTDTIPLTPAALNCTRIRQLTMANVLAESVRRVNNEESISALFD; this is encoded by the coding sequence ATGTCAAAAATGATGATTTTTACAGGTAATGCTAACCCTGACCTCGCCCACAAGGTGGTCGAGCAATTGCATATGAGCATGGGTGACGCAACCGTTGGTAAGTTTTCCGATGGCGAGATCACTGTGGAAATCAATGAAAACGTGCGAGGCAAAGACGTTTTCATCATTCAGTCGACCTGCCAACCAACCAACGACAATCTGATGGAATTGATTGTTATGGTTGATGCCATGCGTCGCGCATCAGCACAACGCATTACCGCGGTAGTACCCTACTTTGGCTACGCCCGCCAAGATCGCCGCGTACGCTCTGCACGTGTACCCATTACTGCAAAAGTTGTTGCCGATATGATGGTTGCCGTTGGCGTCGATCGCGTATTGACCGTTGATCTACATGCAGAACAAATTCAAGGGTTCTTCGATGTCCCTGTCGACAACGTATATGGCTCGCCAGTACTGATTGATGACATCAACACACAGAGCTACGACGATTTGATGATCGTTTCGCCTGATATCGGCGGCGTTGTTCGCGCCCGTGCTGTTGCCAAACAACTCAACGATCTTGATCTGGCCATCATCGACAAACGTCGCCCGAAAGCCAATGTCTCTCAAGTCATGCATATCATTGGCGACGTTAAAGATCGCACCTGTATTTTGGTTGATGACATGGTCGATACCGCCGGCACCCTGTGCAAAGCAGCAGACGCCCTGAAAGAGAACGGCGCAAAACGTGTTGTCGCTTACTGTACACACGCAGTTTTATCCGGCGCAGCCATCGACAACATCAACAACTCCCAGCTCGATGAACTGGTTGTTACCGACACCATACCGCTGACACCCGCAGCACTGAACTGCACACGCATTCGACAGCTGACCATGGCAAACGTCTTGGCTGAATCCGTTCGACGCGTGAACAACGAAGAATCGATCAGCGCTCTCTTCGACTGA
- the ispE gene encoding 4-diphosphocytidyl-2-C-methyl-D-erythritol kinase, whose protein sequence is MSTLPSFELTLPAPAKINLFLHVCGRRNDGYHNLQTVFQFLDFCDTLHFRTRQDAEIHITPELAGIPQRDNLIDKAARLLKEACGIKAGADIYVEKRLPMGGGIGGGSSNAATTLLALNHLWGCNLSTDELKEIGVKLGADVPIFIHGHAAWAEGIGEELTNLEPRQPWYLLIVPQAHVSTVKIFSHSLLTRNTKIMRIAAFLEQDDSGLFKNDCEQLVRKLHPEVDKALIALSKFGRSRMTGTGACVFATFDSKEDAEQAYGELSSQFECYVCQGLNQSPVASMLDAC, encoded by the coding sequence ATGTCGACGCTCCCAAGCTTTGAATTAACCCTGCCCGCCCCGGCCAAGATCAATTTATTTTTGCATGTCTGCGGGCGACGCAATGATGGCTATCACAATTTACAGACGGTTTTTCAGTTTCTAGATTTCTGCGATACACTGCATTTTCGCACACGTCAGGATGCCGAGATTCATATTACGCCCGAACTTGCTGGCATCCCACAACGGGATAACCTGATCGACAAAGCTGCACGGCTTTTGAAAGAAGCCTGCGGCATCAAAGCCGGCGCAGATATTTATGTAGAAAAACGCCTCCCCATGGGCGGTGGCATTGGCGGCGGCTCGTCAAACGCAGCAACTACCCTCCTGGCATTAAACCACCTATGGGGTTGCAACTTATCTACCGATGAATTGAAAGAAATTGGCGTAAAGCTGGGGGCAGATGTACCGATTTTTATCCACGGGCATGCCGCTTGGGCAGAAGGAATTGGCGAGGAACTCACCAACCTCGAGCCTCGCCAACCTTGGTACCTTCTGATTGTTCCGCAAGCCCATGTTTCAACTGTAAAAATATTTTCACATTCGTTGTTGACACGTAACACGAAAATCATGAGAATAGCGGCCTTTCTTGAGCAGGATGACTCAGGGTTGTTCAAAAATGATTGCGAACAGCTCGTCAGAAAACTCCATCCAGAAGTTGATAAAGCATTGATTGCATTATCAAAGTTTGGAAGATCAAGAATGACAGGTACAGGTGCCTGTGTCTTTGCTACCTTTGATAGCAAAGAAGATGCCGAACAGGCATATGGTGAATTAAGTAGTCAGTTTGAGTGCTATGTTTGCCAAGGACTCAACCAATCACCTGTAGCATCTATGTTAGATGCATGTTAA
- the lolB gene encoding Outer-membrane lipoprotein LolB, protein MYHSRLHIRPDIIHRYGSLLRWSLLLVVFGLSACATPPLTSDFDNPDWQVSGKIGIRETGSSTTSGIFQWSQQADAFAIYVYSGFGQLQFTLIGDHRYARIERADGYIESAPSAQTLLQSLTGWSFPIENTYAWLNGQTTGNETDITYNANQQLSGFRSGEWQIQLSRYQPIGDRQLPARIRLMNEALTVTIIVKEYVDAPKL, encoded by the coding sequence ATGTACCACTCTCGCCTCCACATACGGCCTGACATTATCCATCGCTATGGCTCATTACTGCGCTGGAGTTTACTACTCGTCGTTTTTGGCCTTAGCGCATGCGCGACACCCCCACTAACATCAGACTTCGACAACCCGGACTGGCAAGTTTCTGGGAAAATCGGCATTCGTGAAACCGGAAGCAGCACAACGTCTGGAATTTTTCAGTGGAGCCAGCAAGCCGATGCGTTTGCGATCTATGTGTACAGTGGATTTGGCCAACTGCAATTCACCTTGATCGGCGACCATCGCTATGCCCGCATCGAACGCGCCGACGGTTATATTGAATCTGCCCCCTCTGCACAAACACTGCTGCAATCGCTAACCGGCTGGTCCTTTCCCATCGAAAATACCTATGCCTGGCTCAACGGCCAAACCACAGGTAATGAAACCGACATCACTTATAACGCCAACCAACAACTCAGCGGCTTTCGCAGTGGCGAATGGCAAATCCAACTCAGCCGATACCAGCCTATTGGCGATCGCCAATTACCCGCGCGCATTCGTTTAATGAACGAAGCCCTCACTGTTACCATCATTGTTAAAGAATATGTCGACGCTCCCAAGCTTTGA
- the rplY gene encoding 50S ribosomal protein L25: MSKQITINAKARNDLGKGASRRLRLTGEVPAVVYGSGEAQSLSLIHKDLWKAQEAEHFYASVLTLDIDGKTTPVIIKDLQRHPAKNVIMHADFQRAEGDTIIEMNVPLHYTNTTTCVGVKTQGGSLELDAKLVHIACKAKDLPEFLEIDMLERVVGDIIHLSDINFPEGVESTDLRLGADHDLPLAKVTAARG; this comes from the coding sequence ATGTCTAAACAAATCACTATTAATGCTAAAGCCCGTAACGATTTAGGGAAAGGTGCGAGCCGCCGCCTACGTCTTACTGGCGAAGTTCCTGCAGTTGTATACGGCAGCGGTGAAGCGCAATCTTTGTCACTGATCCACAAAGATCTGTGGAAAGCACAAGAAGCTGAGCACTTTTACGCCAGCGTTCTGACTCTGGACATCGACGGCAAAACCACACCGGTTATCATCAAAGACCTGCAACGCCACCCCGCTAAAAACGTTATCATGCACGCTGATTTCCAGCGCGCTGAAGGTGACACTATCATCGAAATGAACGTTCCGCTTCATTACACCAACACCACAACCTGTGTTGGCGTAAAAACCCAAGGCGGTAGCTTGGAACTCGATGCCAAACTGGTTCACATTGCTTGTAAAGCCAAAGATCTGCCAGAATTCCTGGAAATCGACATGCTTGAGCGCGTAGTTGGCGACATCATCCACCTTTCTGACATCAACTTCCCTGAAGGTGTTGAGTCTACAGACCTGCGTCTGGGTGCTGATCACGATCTGCCTCTGGCAAAAGTTACAGCTGCACGCGGCTAA
- the ychF gene encoding Ribosome-binding ATPase YchF, whose protein sequence is MAINCGIVGLPNVGKSTLFNALTKAGIDAENFPFCTIDPNAGVVSIPDPRLNKLEAIVSPERTIPTTMEFVDIAGLVAGASKGEGLGNKFLANIRETDAIAHVVRCFEDENVIHVASKIDPASDIDVINTELALADLESVEKQLQKYTRTAKSGDKEAVAMKALLEKIQPHLDEGQPVRSLELDDNERDLVTQLHLLTVKPTMYIANVDEEGFENNPHLDVVRKIAEDEAAVVVVICNKLEAEIAELEDEERDEFLADLGMEEPGLDRVIRAGYELLGLHTYFTAGVQEVRAWTVKKGATAPQAAGVIHTDFEKGFIRAEVVAYDDFVAGNGESGAKEAGKWRLEGKDYVVCDGDVVHFRFNV, encoded by the coding sequence ATGGCTATCAATTGCGGTATTGTCGGTCTACCTAATGTGGGTAAATCTACGTTGTTTAATGCCCTGACCAAAGCCGGTATCGATGCGGAGAATTTTCCCTTCTGTACCATCGACCCAAACGCCGGTGTTGTTTCGATCCCTGATCCGCGCCTGAACAAACTAGAAGCGATCGTTAGCCCCGAGCGTACAATTCCAACCACCATGGAATTTGTCGATATTGCAGGTCTTGTTGCCGGTGCATCCAAAGGTGAAGGCCTGGGCAATAAATTCTTGGCGAACATCCGTGAAACGGATGCTATTGCCCATGTGGTTCGCTGCTTTGAAGATGAAAACGTTATTCACGTTGCGTCTAAAATCGACCCAGCATCCGACATCGATGTTATCAACACTGAATTGGCATTGGCCGATCTCGAAAGCGTTGAAAAACAGCTACAGAAATATACCCGCACAGCAAAAAGCGGCGACAAAGAAGCCGTTGCCATGAAAGCCCTGCTGGAAAAAATTCAACCACACCTAGACGAAGGCCAACCCGTTCGCTCTCTCGAGCTGGATGACAATGAACGCGATCTGGTCACGCAACTGCACCTGCTAACTGTTAAGCCGACCATGTATATCGCCAACGTTGACGAAGAGGGTTTTGAAAACAACCCACATCTAGATGTGGTGCGTAAAATTGCCGAAGACGAAGCCGCTGTTGTTGTGGTTATCTGCAACAAACTCGAAGCCGAAATTGCTGAACTCGAAGACGAAGAACGCGACGAATTCCTAGCTGATCTTGGCATGGAAGAACCCGGATTGGATCGCGTTATTCGCGCCGGCTACGAGCTTCTTGGCCTGCACACTTACTTTACCGCTGGTGTTCAAGAAGTACGTGCCTGGACAGTGAAAAAAGGCGCTACCGCACCGCAAGCTGCCGGCGTTATTCACACTGATTTTGAAAAAGGTTTTATCCGCGCAGAAGTGGTTGCCTATGATGATTTCGTTGCAGGCAACGGCGAATCTGGCGCCAAAGAAGCCGGAAAATGGCGCTTGGAAGGTAAAGATTATGTGGTTTGCGACGGCGACGTTGTTCATTTCAGATTTAACGTTTAA
- the pth gene encoding Peptidyl-tRNA hydrolase, translated as MSNLKLIVGLGNPGPSYVETRHNAGQWFVEDIARTHNIPLKTEAKFYGLTGVGNIHGQQVRLLIPTTFMNLSGKAVAALANFYKIAPEEILVAHDELDFPPGTLRVKKGGGHGGHNGLRDTIAALGNNKNFHRLRIGIGHPGSAKEVSNYVLKKAPPKEHEHIMATVDEAARYLPELLAGDWQKAMNHLHSFSAS; from the coding sequence GTGAGCAACCTGAAACTGATTGTAGGCCTGGGTAATCCCGGGCCTTCTTATGTTGAAACCCGACACAATGCCGGTCAATGGTTTGTGGAAGACATTGCGCGTACGCATAATATTCCGTTAAAAACCGAGGCCAAGTTTTACGGGTTAACCGGCGTGGGCAACATTCACGGCCAGCAAGTACGGCTACTGATACCCACAACGTTTATGAATCTCAGTGGCAAAGCGGTTGCAGCGCTGGCTAATTTCTACAAAATTGCCCCTGAAGAAATACTCGTCGCACACGATGAGCTGGATTTTCCCCCAGGCACACTACGCGTTAAAAAAGGCGGCGGCCACGGCGGTCACAACGGCCTACGCGATACCATTGCTGCACTGGGTAACAACAAAAACTTTCACCGACTACGTATTGGCATCGGCCACCCTGGCAGCGCCAAAGAAGTCTCGAATTACGTGTTGAAGAAAGCACCACCCAAAGAACACGAACACATCATGGCCACGGTTGACGAAGCCGCCCGCTACTTGCCCGAGCTACTCGCCGGCGATTGGCAAAAAGCCATGAACCACTTACACAGTTTTTCAGCATCCTGA
- the bepA_1 gene encoding Beta-barrel assembly-enhancing protease, with translation MACETPAVTNAVTTPLRCLLCCIILLFTDIIDAKNSPSPSHASEHAMLGTLVAEFSLHREDYTQALDAYFAQSLTQNSPYLARRATRLALYQDRPLLLMQAATRWRNLAPNDAEAYFYCGVGFAYNKKITLALDSMRHAQQLGHPTDFTRIVNIAVRNDIALDQVYESLLIYTAATPTSADLRLAIGLFYQASGNVAASNHHLDKAVTFHGGNSNILELATQVYLRQGNSEGALRAMQQATDLDPYDFNQRLKYAFLASKFDRPLARRQFEFLLTLNPGHGPVVMNLALLNLQDDNYEEARKLLRHQLQINFKPDSAHYYLGQIAISDNNLSDAAHHLTHIQSPREPNKLTLQLIQIETDLHRWRDAEIRVQQMKDRLHQQGTSASVQNRLALLEARLMNKQGKTQYAHDILSYAIQQSPDASLYLQRAALARQLGDHTNQEKDLLAATQDTMPKNDAKVQAMHQLALLFATQGREHDALDLLTKAYQHAPDNTAVLDSLGWVLYRMGQIDQALGLLQDAMARQPNGRVAANLGEILWRIGRKNEATQIFRDALLETPDHEHLQETIKRLNVPLSPPHTA, from the coding sequence CGGATATCATCGATGCAAAAAACAGCCCATCTCCCTCCCACGCATCCGAACACGCCATGCTCGGCACACTGGTGGCAGAATTCTCGCTCCACCGCGAAGATTACACACAAGCCCTTGATGCGTATTTTGCACAAAGCCTGACACAGAATAGCCCGTATCTGGCTCGACGAGCGACGCGGCTGGCACTTTATCAGGATCGGCCACTGCTGTTAATGCAAGCGGCGACACGCTGGCGAAATCTAGCGCCGAACGATGCCGAGGCCTACTTTTACTGCGGCGTGGGTTTTGCCTACAACAAAAAAATCACTCTGGCACTGGATAGCATGCGCCACGCGCAGCAGCTAGGCCACCCCACCGATTTTACGCGCATTGTTAATATTGCGGTGCGTAATGACATTGCGCTGGATCAAGTTTACGAATCTCTACTGATTTATACCGCCGCGACACCGACAAGTGCAGACCTACGCCTTGCCATCGGATTATTTTATCAAGCATCTGGCAACGTTGCGGCAAGTAACCACCATCTCGACAAGGCGGTTACCTTCCATGGCGGCAACAGCAATATTCTAGAATTAGCTACGCAGGTTTACTTACGGCAAGGCAACTCAGAGGGTGCGCTGAGAGCCATGCAACAAGCGACAGACCTTGATCCTTACGATTTTAACCAACGCTTGAAATATGCCTTTTTGGCCAGTAAGTTTGATCGCCCATTAGCACGTCGCCAATTTGAATTTTTACTCACACTCAACCCAGGACATGGCCCGGTCGTGATGAATCTTGCGCTGCTGAATTTACAAGACGACAACTACGAAGAAGCCCGCAAACTGCTTCGCCACCAACTCCAGATCAACTTCAAACCGGATAGCGCCCATTATTACCTCGGCCAGATAGCGATAAGCGACAATAACCTCTCCGATGCGGCCCATCATCTAACACATATTCAAAGCCCACGAGAACCTAATAAACTCACCCTTCAGTTAATACAAATCGAAACCGACCTGCATCGATGGCGTGACGCTGAAATACGCGTTCAGCAAATGAAAGACCGACTTCATCAACAAGGCACATCCGCCTCGGTACAAAATCGCTTGGCTTTGCTTGAAGCCCGCCTGATGAACAAACAGGGCAAAACACAATATGCACACGATATATTGAGCTACGCTATCCAGCAGTCGCCCGATGCAAGCCTATATTTACAGCGCGCCGCATTAGCTCGTCAGCTCGGTGATCACACCAACCAGGAGAAGGATCTTTTGGCCGCCACACAAGACACCATGCCTAAAAATGACGCCAAGGTGCAGGCAATGCATCAGCTGGCACTGCTATTTGCCACCCAAGGCAGAGAGCATGATGCGCTCGACCTACTAACAAAGGCTTATCAGCACGCCCCAGACAATACCGCCGTGCTGGACAGCCTCGGATGGGTGCTATACCGTATGGGTCAAATCGATCAGGCTCTCGGGCTGTTGCAAGATGCCATGGCACGCCAGCCCAATGGCAGAGTGGCAGCAAACCTGGGCGAGATTTTATGGCGTATTGGACGAAAAAACGAAGCAACACAGATTTTCCGCGATGCGCTGCTCGAAACCCCTGATCACGAACACTTACAAGAAACGATCAAACGACTCAATGTACCACTCTCGCCTCCACATACGGCCTGA